One genomic segment of Anguilla anguilla isolate fAngAng1 chromosome 2, fAngAng1.pri, whole genome shotgun sequence includes these proteins:
- the wdr83 gene encoding WD repeat domain-containing protein 83 produces MALPQPKLQAPQLPQHLLRTLDCKQGAVRAVRFNADGNYLLSCGSDKTLRLWSVSRGTLLKTYSGHGYEVLDADGSYDNSQLCSCSSDKTVILWDVATGQVTRKLRGHAGKVNCVQFNEEATVMLSGSIDGTVRCWDTRSRRPEPIQILDEASDGVSSIKVSEHELLTGSVDGKVRRYDLRMGQLHVDFVSSPITCVCFSQDGQCSLSSSLDSTVRLLDKSTGELLGEYTGHKNTGYKLDCCLSNKDTHVVSCSEDGHVYYWDLVEGSLSLKLSVGKAVVQSLSFHPTEPRLLTAMEGRVQVWGAEPEDTQEEAAI; encoded by the exons ATGGCACTCCCCCAACCCAAACTACAGGCGCCTCAGCTACCCCAGCACCTGCTCCGAACCTTGGACTGCAAGCAGGGGGCTGTCAGAGCTGTGCGCTTCAATG CGGACGGCAACTACCTACTCTCATGTGGCAGTGACAAAACCCTTCGGCTATGGAGTGTAAGCCGAGGAACTCTGCTGAAAACCTACAGCGGGCATGGTTACGAGGTGCTGGACGCCGACGG TTCCTATGACAACAGCCAGCTGTGCTCCTGCAGTTCTGACAAGACAGTGATCCTGTGGGACGTGGCGACGGGACAGGTCACCCGCAAACTGAGGGGTCATGCTGGG AAAGTCAACTGTGTGCAGTTCAATGAAGAAGCTACAGTCATGCTATCAG GCTCCATAGATGGCACGGTCAGGTGTTGGGACACACGGTCCAGGAGACCCGAGCCCATTCAGATTCTGGACGAGGCCAGTGACGGTGTGAGCAGCATAAAGGTGTCTGAACACGAGCTGCTTACCGG TTCTGTGGACGGTAAAGTGAGGCGGTACGACCTGCGAATGGGGCAGCTGCACGTAGACTTCGTCAGCA GCCCCATCACGTGCGTGTGCTTCAGTCAGGATGGACAGTGCTCCCTCAGCTCCAGTCTGGACTCCACCGTCCGGCTACTGGACAAGAGCACGGGAGAGCTGCTGGGAGA GTACACCGGCCACAAGAACACGGGCTACAAGCTGGACTGCTGCCTGTCTAACAAGGACACCCACGTGGTGAGCTGCTCAGAGGACGGACACGTCTACTACTGGGACCTGGTGGag GGGTCACTGTCACTCAAGTTGTCAGTCGGGAAGGCAGTTGTTCAGTCCCTCTCCTTCCACCCCACGGAACCACGCCTTCTCACTGCCATGGAAGGGCGTGTCCAGgtgtggggggcggagcctgaagATACTCAAGAGGAGGCGGCCATTTGA
- the wdr83os gene encoding protein Asterix has translation MTSNSMSDPRRQNKILRYKPPSTDSNPTLEDPTPDYMNLLGMIFSMCGLMLKLKWCAWIAVYCSFISFANSRSSEDTKQMMSSFMLSISAVVMSYLQNPQPMSPPW, from the exons ATGACTTCAAACAGCATGTCGGATCCACGGAGGCAAAACAAGATACTTCG GTACAAACCCCCCAGCACAGACTCAAACCCTACCTTGGAGGACCCTACCCCCGACTACATGAACCTGCTGGGCATGATATTCAGCATGTGTGGCCTGATGCTCAAG CTGAAGTGGTGCGCCTGGATTGCGGTTTACTGCTCGTTCATCAGCTTCGCCAACTCCCGCAGCTCTGAGGACACCAAACAGATGATGAGCAGCTTCAT GCTGTCCATCTCGGCCGTTGTGATGTCATACCTCCAGAACCCCCAGCCCATGTCACCGCCATGGTAA